Within the Megalopta genalis isolate 19385.01 chromosome 11, iyMegGena1_principal, whole genome shotgun sequence genome, the region ATGCGATGAACTGAAAATGAAAGCAACGAAAGTAGCAGTTAGGTTTTTTAACTACACGAACAAATACTTCATATAAAACTACATATATCATTTTTAGTTTGAAAATGAGATACATTTTTAGTAGATCGAATGTAACGTAAAGATAAGAAAgacgagagaaaaagagggtgAACAGTTCATTAATCGAAAGAGTTGACACGGTTATTCGTATGAAACTCGATATaagtattttattcaaatttagaCATTTGTACATGTGCGAGGCTATCGTTTTCAGGCCTGTTACTGGAGCATATATTGTCGAAGCAAACGATATTATTTGAGTTTCATTGTGTCTAAATTCTCGTCTCGTGTATTTTTATCGATCAATCTGTTGATGTTCGTCGATATTTGGATCCTAATCCTTGATTCGTAAAAATATCAAATTCTTCACGGTTTAAGAGAGCTCCACGTACGTCGTCCAAAACGATCATCTTCGGATAtctacgaaataaacgaaaacTGTCGCGACATCGTGatatactatatgtatacatatgtatatggtgtatatatatatataggtataCATATAAATGTGCAAAAGGGTACTGAATAAGGAAGGATTGCTTACTCGTTATCGCATCTTTTCCAAGCTTTTGCCAGAGACATTCTAACTAAGTCGTCCACAAGGCATTCTATGGCCTGGAAAGAAAACAAATATAACATGGATAGAATACACTGTTGTCGAGAATAAACgaggaagaaacgaagaaatcttTTTAATATGCCTTACTCTCATTATCGCCCGACTGGCTGCACAATCTACCACACTGGGCAGAATTTCTTCATGATTCAATTTCACGCCTATTTCTCTTGCTGTTTCGCAGATGAAGTCGTGAAACGGTATCGATTTCGTTTCCATTTCCAATACAGCGATATTGGGGTCTAATAGATTCTCGTTGTTGAAATACGTGCCCCTATTTATATATAAGTTGTTTTTCCCTACTTTCGTTGAAGTTTCGTCGATGATATCTACTTCGATGTCATGTTCGtaaaattgttgcgaattaGAATCGAACCATTGATCGTACGAACGACCCGGATAAATTTGAAGCCATTTACAGAAAGCCTCGGGTTCCGAACAAGTAAAGATAGTCCTCGAAAGAGTGGAGTCGACTAGATTCTTCGGTCCTTTGACCTGGTCGCTCGAAAAATTTATACGAAAAGGTGTGTACCCGTGCAGTCTTGTCCAGATAATGATCTCTTTGACGGTCCACAATTCCTCCTGCGAGAATGCCTTGCGCTTTAATAAGCATCGTATGGTTTTTGCTCGACTCCATTCGCAGGCAGTTCTTTTCCCGACAGTGTATTCAAAGAATTCTTTTTCAGTAGCGCACGCATAAGGATGAAGCTGCTTGTAATCCGAATCAGAAGCGTCCCGAGTCACCATGGGCATTCGTCTGACAATAAATCTCAGCAGACCGTCAATAGTTCCAATGTTTGCGCAGTGAATCGCGCGGAACGCTCCGTCGTAGAACTCTTTCCTGCTCTGCAGCTTGTGCTTGTCTTTGCCCAAAGTGATCCTTTGCCGCGCAGATTGTAGTTGCAATTCCTTCGTGCATTCTCGATTTTCTGATCCCGATGCGGATTCCTCTGTAAGTCCTGATTTTCTGCGAGCAGCATCGGAAAGATAATCGTCCTGTAGATTTCCTCTTTCAGCTATTTTTAATGCCGGCACATTAGAATTCATGTTCAATAGTATACTCTTGGGGAATTGGAGTTTCAGCCCTGGCTGAGTTTCACTTTGAGAACTTAATTTGCTCGACGGTTTCTTCAGCAAGCTGATGCCACGCGACGATACGGTTAAATTCACTTTCGGTTTTGTCGTCGAATCTTTGCTCGGCTTACGAGTTTGATCGTCGTTACGCGAAATCCCGATGTCCACGGTGATGGTTTTGTTGTTCTCAAGTACCAACACATGTTTGTTCGACGACTCGAACAACGGGGGTATCGAGATTTCCAAAGGACAGAGGTTTGATTGTAGTTTCGAGCAAGATGATGGAAGGGCTTTCGTCCCATTTTGGTTGTGTCCGTTTTTTGTCGACAACGAAGGCTCGGTCGAGTTCGTTTCTTCCTTTATTTTCACTTGCTCGAAATTTTCGTCGACGATTGTGCTTGTCGTCGATGAATCCCTGAATTTCAGAGCAATTTCTTTTTTAAGCGATAAGCGATGATCGATAGTTAAGTTCTCTTCCAGACGATTCGAACCACAGTAGTCATGGTCAAGATCAACATAAAATCGCGATCGTTCGGTATTTAGAAAAGCCTCGTCGATCTCTTGCAAACTTTCCCCTTCCTCGAGTTTTACAATCGCACTCGACTTCCCGTTCGTCGAGCCTAACTGAAACTTCGGATTGACATTGGTGTTATCATTGAATTTGAAACGTGTGTCGTTGCCTGTTTCAACTTCAATTTCGGCATCGGCTTTGGCTTCGGGTTTATCGGTGTCATCGATCGAACAGGATCGGGCAACAAATTTCAAGTTTCGAGGATCCGCGTAGATCCATATATCGACCAGAGTTTCGGATCCTAAGGTTTGCAGACCGGTGTACGTGCGGTCCAACTTTAAGTGATGAATTATGTCCATTGGCTTGTCCAGCGTACTCTTGAAGTGCAACTGCACTCTTAATGGAAATTCGCCCCAACCGCGTCTCGATAGGCAAAACGGTGGTATCGTCACTTCCACAACGTCGTTAGGCCTGTAGCTAGGATGTAAAAAGAATCTGACTTTACCGACGAAATCGTCGATGTCAGGATTATCTTTGTTACCTCGGACGTACATTGTCCATTTATGACTAGCCGCGTCTTCTCTCCATTCCGGAGGGATCCACTTTGAAATGTTTCCAATGATTATACGTTTTCTGACTTTATGCCTGATACCTCTCGACGGACACGGGGACTCTGGGACTCCTGATTTAGGCGGAATGTATCGTGGTATTTTCTTTGGTCGTGATTGTTCACCGGTATCATTGTTCCTCTTTCTTAAAAAAGAACCATTCACGGAAGTCCCCTTCTCGGGTTGATGCGAATTCAGGTTTGTAGTTGGACAGACAATTACGGTCGAAGGACACGTATCATCGGGACAAGATGCGATTAAATCGTCTGCGTTGCTTTGCGCTGTCGCGGTCGACTTTGTTGAAACTAACAAATTGCCGCATTCCTTCGGCGATTTACCGATCAATTGTTTTATCGCCGGATGTATTTGGGTTTGTCTTGCTTCTCCATTTTGCGAACTTTGACATTGCTTGCGATTATAAAAATCAGCAACTATAACGTATCGTAGAAAATGTAAAGCTTTCGAGGCCCTATGCAATCTTTCTTGTATCTCTAAAACTTCTTTCTCTTTCGTATTTATCTCCAGGGAAAATTCTTTTTCGATAATGGCTGTTATCTTCTTCGCGGTATTGCTTCTTGCTGAAAATATGGATAAAAGTTTAGTCTTTTGATGTTGCTTACTCCCACTTCCGCTTACCCTCCTTCCTTACTTGGAATTTTAAGTTTCTTTTAAGAAGATAAGCGAATACAACAAACTAATACAAAATATTCTACACGATGAAGAAATAATAAGAAACATATCATCGATTCTgtattaagaataatattgtaaGTTACCGTTCTCTTCGTAAATTCGTTGATGTTTCTCGTTATTTGCAACGGAAGGCCCGTAATCGGGATCATGATCTTTTAAGGCACTCATTTGCCATACTCAATTTCGAACAATTTGTTTTCACAACACCTGCAATCATTTAAATGATAAACATGTGCCCCGAATTTTGTTTCAATGGACTGGACAGAGAGGTTGCGTTCCAAATTCCGACGCATACACATGTACGTACAATGTACACGACGTTTGCGTAAACAAACGTTATAGGTTACATTTCTTGCAGAAAGATATTTCAATTGGAAAGATGCACGTATCTCACTGAAATCACGAGAAAATTATTTCTACACAGATTTTCACTAATAACTGTCGTCTCAGAAATTACTACACGTATGTAGTACATTTACGAGTCACGTACATAGGTATTATCAGGTATTGTGTTATGTGGTTAAGGGCATTACACATAATATACATATGCATGtgcatacatatattttatacaatacaTTGGGTTCTTGATTTGAAATGTGTACATATTTACAGTTTATACAAGTATCTTTCGACAGCTCGTATCCAGTGGCCAAGTAATTCTTTTAACTATGCTCTCGAGTGTCTAGCGTCTAGCTGAccctttttatttatattatatattcataaCATAAATTATCGCATACGACACGCGAATAAAGCCGCGCGAGGTAGTAAATCGTATTGTATGTCAGTATGTTTTCACATTTGTTTCAATCGGTTCAGTTTCGGTCGATTAAAGTACACACTTATGCATGTACATTATTTTGTATACATACCTATACATACCTATACTATGTATGCATACACGTATAATAGGCACATACATATGAACACTGCTGTACAGATGCTGCATGCGTCTCGTACGCATGCATGCAGCAGAAGATACATATAAGGTATGTACGGATGTATACGCGTATGTATGTAGAACCGATTTTAGTTACATTTTACAGTGTTCGTCTAGGAATTTTTGGAATGTACGTTAGGGAAATTATTGTACATCCGATTGGTAGCATTAGCAGGCTGGCAATGTGTGCAATTGTGGTCATGGCTGTTTGACAAAACATTcgaagaaataataattaatgtagCAGTCGATTATCGGATGTATCATGTCGTATTCGTTGACAGTGTAACAACATTGTTCCGACACAGATCCACGGGTGGTTTGGTCGTAGAAGAACGAACGGAAAGTTTCTTCGGTCTACGTACGTACTCGAGAGAGACTTTGTAGGTATCGTTGGCAgtgcataataataaataagcgaATAGAGATTACGTTCAGGAAGGAAGTACGGGGTGTAAGGTGCGGTGAGTGCAAGCTCGCGAAACATTCGTCCGTGATCTTGTCGAAAGAGCGTCGTTTCTAACGACTATCGACGATCGATTACGCAAGATGACCATTCTTACGAAGAAGAAGACAAACGCCTCGAAGGATAGACGAGAAGGAGGCAGCACTTCCGAAGTCGATGTTCATGGGGTGCAAAACGAGCATGGCTCTGGATCTATCGCGTTACCGAACAGCCCATATCAGGTGAATGAAAAATCTACACTTCGCAGCTGTTTCAGTCTATTCGAGCGCGATGCTCGTATAGAACTTGCAATAGCAAACGTCAAATGACCTTTTGCGATTCGTGACAGGTACGTGCGTCAAACGGTTTTGCGGTCGATCTTCACGGAGTTCAGAGCGATCATGGATCTGGTTCTATAGTGCTTACGGGTAGTTCATACGAGGTAAAACATATCTCGGTTCATGCTTGTTTTGCGCTCAATCCACCTGTCTTcgattataatgaaaatgtatcCCATTCATGTTATTCGTTTCACGAATAGGATTCGCAAGTTTCTTTCATTCGTAGGAGACGATTAATCTCCatttttgaaaataacaattgtaTTGTAGACAAGCGTCGATCGAAGAGAAGACAAACATTTCGAAGAAAGCAGCGGGCCGAGCCATGGGAAACGTCATAGGCGAAGGGCGAGTCCGCACAGGTACAAGATCTACTTGTTCTGTTCTCTTtactaaaaaatattcaagataGCTGTATTTTGCCACCTATGTTTTTGTTtctgttattttatatttgtacCTTTTAGCGGTTGCATCGGAAGAAACTCGCGTTCTAAGCGTGAAAGAGAAAGGGATaggggtagagagagagagagagaaagggaaaggGAACGAGAGAGACAGGCTACACCTCCTACGGCATCTTGCAGCGGTCTACAAGGTAGCGGTTATCGTGTGTCTTTTAAAATttgctattataataatatgcaaggatgcgatataagttagatGGTATAGATGTAAAATGTTACAACGATCGAACATAGTAATAGAAAATTTTTCTTACTTAGCCACAGATGCCAGCGTGATAACTAACAATCGAATGGCTATCGGTGGAGCTGCTGCAAATTTAGAACATGAAGTAGCCAATGGTTACAATAGCGGAGATGAATACACTGGCAGAACTGGAAACAATCTTACTTTGGCCGAATGGCAGGAGGTTGGGATACAATTAGAGTTTGAGCTATCGAAGTAATTTCAAGTAATTACAGAAACGGTGTTAACAGTGTTGCTTTATTGCATTTAGCGGGACAGGTGGTTCGAGAAACGAATGCGTAAGATGGGCTTTATTGTTAAGAAAATGGGCGAAGACGGAGCGTGTCTATTCCGAGCTGTTGCGGATCAAGTATACGGCGACCAGGAAATGCATGGGGTAGTACGGAAACATTGTATGGATTATATCGTGAGTATTTGATAGGTATACGATTCGTGTCATCGAAGATATATTATGGAACCCTCGATTGTTTTAGGCTTCCAATCAAGAGTTTTTCTCGCATTTTGTAGCGGAAGATTTTAGCACGTATGTAGATAGAAAACGACAAGAATACGTTCATGGGAACCACATAGAAATGCAGGCAATGTCTGAGATGTATAATCGCAGCATACAGTTGTATTGCTACAGCACCGGTATGTTTTAACGTGTTTCAAtttctgttttatattatttgatatCTGCTGTTACCGCGTGTATATGCGCGCGcgtctattttattttgtagaTTATACATATAATGTCGCATATTGtaatatagaaattaaaattctCTACAGAACCTATCAATATCTTCCATACAATGGTTGAAAGCGATAACGAACCCATACGATTGTCTTATCAACGCGGTAGTCATTATAATAGCATAGTAGACCCGTATAAGGCTACCGTTGGTGTTGGACTTGGCCTACCATCGTATAATCCCGGTGCCGCGGATCGACAGCTTATATCGGATGCAGTTCGTCAAAGCGAAGAATTGCATATCGAACAGGTACAGACACGCTGAAATTATTTGGTATGTTTCGCTTTATTTTATCGATATTTCTATATGAGTGCACTAGAGGTGAATTTGAAATTTTGATACAGACGATGCTCGAAGATAAAATAAAAGCAACCGACTGGGAAGCAACGAACGAAGCCATAGAGGAGCAAGTAGCTAGGGAAAGTTACTTGCAATGGTTGAGGGATAACGAAATGCGCAAAGCGGTAAGTATACGTATAATGTCGGTCCTCTAACTGCTGGGAATGCGACAAGACTAACATTTGTGCTTTTTGAATGAAGCGATCAGCTAGTAGTAGCAGTACAAGTACGGTGACAAGCGCGCAACACAGTCATACGCATTTCCACACTCATGGAAGTCGTGGCCAACAACGTAGCCATACTTCCTCTCCAACCACGACTCAAACTAGCCAAGACACTATACGCAACTCTCCGAAGGTTTGTTTTACGCTGGTGAAACGTTTTATTGGATTTGACTTACGAATCATTTCAGGTGAACGATGCGGTAAGATATAACAAAAGATCGCCTCAGCATCAGTCGGCTCAAGGATCAGCTATATCTCACCTTACCTCGGACTTTGAACAGAAAATCTCGCAAGAACCCGTGCCAGGCAGCAGTAAAGAAGCTCACGCTTCACCAGACATCTCGTTGTTTAATCGTCTTCCTCCCGAGGTATTCGGTACGTGTCTCGGCGATACTTGTCAAACGATAATAATTGTTATCGACGGTAACGGTAGCGGTAACGGTAACGGTAACGGTAATGGTAACGGTAACGGTAACGGTAATGGTAACGGTAACGGTAACGGTAACGGTAACGGTAACGGTAACGGtaacggcaacggcaacggcaacgaCGATACTAAAATAACAAGCGTATGTTTGTTTGTGAAAAGGTTTGACCGATTGGGAAGATAGTCATGTACTGTCACAAGTACTGGCGACATCGCAACAAGAATACCTGGACAGCTTAAAACAATCTCGGAACTCGGCATCTTCCGGAAACGATACTACCAACACATTAGATTCTAGTAGCAGTTAATTCTGAAAACCCTTGTCGACAAAGTTGAAACGAATACCGAAGCAAAATATGTGCATTTGTATGCAGCGTTTTTCATAGGATGATGTGATATatccgaaaaatctgaaaaatcaggtagttcgaaataaaaaatgaagcaATTCATAGAGTCGCTACACAATTAAATACTAGATAAAATCACCGACGATTCAGCCGAATGCATGCCTAATAAACTTAATTATTTACCACAGATCGTAACATAatggtaacttcaaatcccggTATCGCGCATATATTGAATTCAATTCGGTCTCGATTTTATCGCGCAGATGCCAAATGGGCGATTCAatcgaaatatttaatattcaatattttcttctgttAGCGTAAACAGTTATCAACAGGTATCGAAAAAGTTTATTACGGAAGCATCTCTAATTGATAAATGACTATAAATTCAGCCTTAGTAATACACGATATTGTAAACTGCAGTAAACCTATATAAGCGTCGAGAATCGTTTTATCTTTATTTAAGGCTTTTCTCGTTCGATAAACGCAGTGCATCTTATGGGACACACTGTATATATCGCGGTATCATCTAATTCTGAATTGCACTAGGGTATAAGGTGGTTTGCTTTTTTCATTGGTGTAAGTGTTGCGCAGTGAGCATACTCATCGTTCAGTTCGATTTCGGAATTGTAGTTCGGTCAGTGTATGCACGGGTACTTTAAAATGTATGCATACATCGTCCCGCTGCACCTTTCAAGTACCAGAGTAGATCGAGAACGATTTGTTTTTATTCGCATTATTTTACGATTAATTGCTAACGAAAATCAACTAACGGAAGCTGTTCTCTTTATCTTCTCTTATCGTGCCGGATGTTGTTCGCCAATACTCTAGATCCTCTGGGTATAATGAGCCGCGCTATTGTGACTTTTCCTTTTCGTGGTACGATACGATACGTCTAAACGCTTTAGAAACATCATTATTGCGTTATTTGTACAACACGACAAATAAAACTACTACGTCACGTAAGTTGAAACCCCACACTTGTCTTTCCCAATATGTACTCGATCGGTTGTTCATTCTATACGATCGTTAATATTATGATCTAAAATGTAGAACGCGCCTGTGTACGATAGACGCATTATTCAATAAGAATCTTCATACTTGAAACTTGGTTAAACAACAATATAATTGTATGTATCCAATCAATTCTGTACTACGCTGAAAACGTATGTCGAGAACGGACTCGAGTTTCCATTGTTCTTCTTTTTCGTATCGTATATACTTTTTGTATTCTTGCGTACGCTTTGTAATCGTGATCGATTCTACATTTATAATGGAGCAACCTATTGGTAAAATGGTCAAATTAGCATCTCGTTATCCCGACCTTGTAACTATAATCGTAAACGATAAACGAGTTTAGTTACAAAAACAGCTGTCGAACGATAGAATCGATCGATAAgagaaattaaatgattattttttTAGTTCAGCCgaaagtatatacatatacatgtacataCACTTTGGTAGGATACGATACGATGTTTCAGAATGTTTGGGTTTGTAggcatgtacatatgtacaccTAGCGTTGGTACGAAACCATACACATTCGTCGATGTTCGGCAAGTGTAAATCGTTCGCGTGCCTTCGATGCTATTCGTTTTAACGATCGTATCGATTTATTCTTGTGAAAAATGTCGATGCATATAAGCGATTATGTTTTCGAGACATTGTTAGGTCGAGGTACTTTTGGGTATGTATAATTTAGATCGAATATTTTCTTCGCAAACGTTTATGTTTATCGTTGGTTGTTTCTAGATCCGTTTATTTGGTGCGAAGAAAGACAAATTCGAAGCCATTCGTTGTCAAGGAACAAATGTTCAATGCTGCGAATGCTTTACCCTTTAAGGTAAGACATTCATTTATTATAGCCACAGTGTGCAAtttataagagagagagagagtgagtgagtgagtgagtgagtgagtgagtgtgtgtgtgtgtgtgtgtgtgtgtgtgtgtgtgtgtgtgtacgtgtgtaGGCACTGAAAAAATACAAAACAATCTTTGTTCGACGAATTTTTAATTGGTTTTGAACTTTTTGATATTCGATCATCGGTGTAGAACGACTACGTTCGATTGATATTTCGTAATCGCATTAGTTGATACATCGAGCTGCGCAAATTAGTACCGTTGAATGTTTTTCGTGTTCGTGGATCAGGGTTATGTAGGTGTACTGGTTCGTGGACACCGTTGCCGTGCATCACCGTCGTACACGATCGTGCATCGTTCCGTGTATCGATACGTAGACGAAGAAATCGGAAATCAATGAAGGAGGAAATGATGACCATAAATAAATCGCGATAGTTTGTGGTTCTCTTCTAAATTCTCGCGGCTTCGAGGaaactaattattattttcggcCATGTAGCTCTATCTGTAAAAGTATGACACGATGCGTATAAGATACGCTACCCTGCTATCGTATAACATTTCGAATCTACCGCGCTTCGTACAGGGATCCGTACAACGCCGTTACAGGTAATGGTAAAACACTGAAACTATTGGACTCGTTTACCGACAGAGTATAATATATTTTGGAAACGTATAGTGGCGCCATCTAATGTTTAGAAGAAACACGCGCAGTCCTTGATTCGTCTATCAGCTTGAGCATTTTGTCACCTGGTTTGGCGCTGCGCAGACCCCTTAACTCTGTTTCGAAATTTCACCACAAGTGGTGCCACTTGTTACAAATGGACGCTATAGGCTAGATACTGGATCGTAGACCGTAGAACTGTAGACTATAGATGTAGAACAGCCTCCTGAACATTTCTGTATTCTCGGAATATTCTTCGAACCATTAAATCGATAAAATTTATTAGAATAAGAAATTAAATTGGAATAAGAACGATACACGTACTGCAATGTTTTGTAACTCGGACCAAACAGATTACCGATCTGCGATAAGTATTTTCTTTCAAGTAGATCTTCTAAACTCTAAGCAATTTTGTATCGAACGAAAAACGAATACACGTAATATTCAAGATTTTATAAGTTGGATAGTGCTATGGACGCGAGCATTGGTTTCCTTTTACAAATTTCTTAGACGAATAAATCAACGGTTAACGTTAAATCACCGATtcttcctctttttctctctgcttctttcttcttcgtttcgtttcgtttcgtttcgtttcgtgcTATACGCTACATACGGAATTAAAGAATTTCTTCGCAGAATATATTAGGGGAAGTGCAGTATTTACACAAGCTGAGGCATCCGAATATAGTGGCTTATTATGGAGCCTGGATAGAAGACGACCGCTGCTATATACTTATGGAATACGCGACACGATGCACTCTGAAGGATTTGCTGAATAAGCGGCGAACGCCGCTCACGGAAGGTGTAAGTTGATTTCTTCGGAAAACGCGTAGCGTTCTCGAATCAACATCGTAATTCGGAATCGTTGAAAATCGTTGTTCCTCTGTCCCGTGCATGCAGGACGCGCTGTACCTCTTTTCACAAGTTGTTCTCGGCGTTCATCACATACATTACAAGAAGATCCTTCATCGGGACTTGAAGCCGGAGAACATTATGCTAACCGGAAGCCGTGGCGACATCGTGAAAATCGGTGATTTCGGAATATCGAAAAACTTTCAAGAGTACGTATATACCCGCGTTTCCTTCTACTTCCgctacttttatttttactctttctttctctctttgtctttttctctcttcctctttctttttCGTTTCCTTTCACTTTTACTTTTACTTTTACAAGCAAACCTATACGTTCGACCGCGTACGCCGTGTACGGTGTAAGCTTTATATTTTATCCCTTTACGGTTTCTAGTAGATATTTAATCGTGCAACGTCGACGATATGCTCGCAGAGTAGGAGATTCATCTATAACCTGTCGCGCTGGATCGTTGTATTACATGGCTCCGGAAATATTTGAAAGGCAATGTTACGATTTCAAATGCGATATATGGAGCATGGGAGTCGTTCTTTACGAGATGGTAACAAAGAGACATCCCTTTCCTGCCACGGTAAATGCGGTTTACTTTATACGTATAATCGAAACACACTGTGTAGATATCCGCGCATTATGCGCACAGCGTAATAAGCGTAACGGAAAATTGTTCGAAGCTGGATGAATTTCAGGATGCGGCGGATATCGTGAAAATGGTATGCAAGGAACAACCACGATCCTTTCGTGGATACGCATCGCCGGCTATCGTTAACTTGATATCGAAGATGTTGAGGAAACTGCCGTTTTCCCGTCCGAAGACGGATCAATTGATGCTATGCCCCTATCTCGTTCCTTTCATCGCtcgaacgtatttgaatctAGGTCGGGTTCCGTGTACCTTCGGCCAGGAAAAAGGAATTTGGAATTCCGAAGTATTTCTGAAATTTCTAAAGCCGCTCGACAAACATAGGACAATTTGATCTCGACGAACGTCGAGAATGTTGAAAATATCGAAACGCGTGTCGTGTTTGACCGATTCTAAAGAAAAGCGATTCGAACGATTACGGTTCCGATCGAACGCGAGAACGCGAGATCGAGTCTTTCGACGATACGGCATCGTCGAACTCTCCGGTTTCGCGCATCGCGTATCGCGTATCGCGTATGTACGTGCTAGGTTGAAAAGCGTAACGACAGGAAGCGAAGACCGGAACTGCGGAATGCTCGTTTTATTTCATCGCATGCGTACACACGCGCGTCTCGAAAACCGTTCGGCCCGTTCGTCATTTAGTTGGAAGAACGCGATCGCGTAGCCGCGCGTTTCAAATTCGTTTCGCAAATTTGTTCGGAAAATACGTCTCGAATTCGACGGTGGAACGATGTAGATGGAAACGTCGACGATTCCGTGAACGAATTACAACGCGGTAAACGCGTCGATGCTCTGCGCGTCGAGATAAACGATTTTGAATAAAGCTACG harbors:
- the LOC117226433 gene encoding serine/threonine-protein kinase Nek5 isoform X2, with amino-acid sequence MSMHISDYVFETLLGRGTFGSVYLVRRKTNSKPFVVKEQMFNAANALPFKNILGEVQYLHKLRHPNIVAYYGAWIEDDRCYILMEYATRCTLKDLLNKRRTPLTEGDALYLFSQVVLGVHHIHYKKILHRDLKPENIMLTGSRGDIVKIGDFGISKNFQEYLIVQRRRYARRVGDSSITCRAGSLYYMAPEIFERQCYDFKCDIWSMGVVLYEMVTKRHPFPATLDEFQDAADIVKMVCKEQPRSFRGYASPAIVNLISKMLRKLPFSRPKTDQLMLCPYLVPFIARTYLNLGRVPCTFGQEKGIWNSEVFLKFLKPLDKHRTI
- the LOC117226433 gene encoding serine/threonine-protein kinase Nek5 isoform X5, whose protein sequence is MSMHISDYVFETLLGRGTFGSVYLVRRKTNSKPFVVKEQMFNAANALPFKNILGEVQYLHKLRHPNIVAYYGAWIEDDRCYILMEYATRCTLKDLLNKRRTPLTEGDALYLFSQVVLGVHHIHYKKILHRDLKPENIMLTGSRGDIVKIGDFGISKNFQEVGDSSITCRAGSLYYMAPEIFERQCYDFKCDIWSMGVVLYEMVTKRHPFPATDAADIVKMVCKEQPRSFRGYASPAIVNLISKMLRKLPFSRPKTDQLMLCPYLVPFIARTYLNLGRVPCTFGQEKGIWNSEVFLKFLKPLDKHRTI
- the LOC117226433 gene encoding serine/threonine-protein kinase Nek5 isoform X4 translates to MSMHISDYVFETLLGRGTFGSVYLVRRKTNSKPFVVKEQMFNAANALPFKNILGEVQYLHKLRHPNIVAYYGAWIEDDRCYILMEYATRCTLKDLLNKRRTPLTEGDALYLFSQVVLGVHHIHYKKILHRDLKPENIMLTGSRGDIVKIGDFGISKNFQEVGDSSITCRAGSLYYMAPEIFERQCYDFKCDIWSMGVVLYEMVTKRHPFPATLDEFQDAADIVKMVCKEQPRSFRGYASPAIVNLISKMLRKLPFSRPKTDQLMLCPYLVPFIARTYLNLGRVPCTFGQEKGIWNSEVFLKFLKPLDKHRTI
- the LOC117226433 gene encoding serine/threonine-protein kinase Nek5 isoform X1, coding for MSMHISDYVFETLLGRGTFGSVYLVRRKTNSKPFVVKEQMFNAANALPFKNILGEVQYLHKLRHPNIVAYYGAWIEDDRCYILMEYATRCTLKDLLNKRRTPLTEGDALYLFSQVVLGVHHIHYKKILHRDLKPENIMLTGSRGDIVKIGDFGISKNFQDRYLIVQRRRYARRVGDSSITCRAGSLYYMAPEIFERQCYDFKCDIWSMGVVLYEMVTKRHPFPATLDEFQDAADIVKMVCKEQPRSFRGYASPAIVNLISKMLRKLPFSRPKTDQLMLCPYLVPFIARTYLNLGRVPCTFGQEKGIWNSEVFLKFLKPLDKHRTI
- the LOC117226433 gene encoding serine/threonine-protein kinase Nek5 isoform X3; this translates as MSMHISDYVFETLLGRGTFGSVYLVRRKTNSKPFVVKEQMFNAANALPFKNILGEVQYLHKLRHPNIVAYYGAWIEDDRCYILMEYATRCTLKDLLNKRRTPLTEGDALYLFSQVVLGVHHIHYKKILHRDLKPENIMLTGSRGDIVKIGDFGISKNFQDRYLIVQRRRYARRVGDSSITCRAGSLYYMAPEIFERQCYDFKCDIWSMGVVLYEMVTKRHPFPATDAADIVKMVCKEQPRSFRGYASPAIVNLISKMLRKLPFSRPKTDQLMLCPYLVPFIARTYLNLGRVPCTFGQEKGIWNSEVFLKFLKPLDKHRTI
- the LOC117226433 gene encoding serine/threonine-protein kinase Nek5 isoform X6, translating into MFNAANALPFKNILGEVQYLHKLRHPNIVAYYGAWIEDDRCYILMEYATRCTLKDLLNKRRTPLTEGDALYLFSQVVLGVHHIHYKKILHRDLKPENIMLTGSRGDIVKIGDFGISKNFQDRYLIVQRRRYARRVGDSSITCRAGSLYYMAPEIFERQCYDFKCDIWSMGVVLYEMVTKRHPFPATLDEFQDAADIVKMVCKEQPRSFRGYASPAIVNLISKMLRKLPFSRPKTDQLMLCPYLVPFIARTYLNLGRVPCTFGQEKGIWNSEVFLKFLKPLDKHRTI